The region TTGCACTATTGCCACGCCTTAAGAAAATGGGGCGCGTAGACCGCAAGCGAGAGACCGAATTGGTGGATCGCTTCATCAAATCTCTTGGCATCAAAACCGCGGGTATGGAGCAACCCATTCGCGAGCTCTCAGGCGGCAACCAGCAAAAAGTCTTGCTGGCGCGTTGGTTGGCTTTAGAGCCTGAAATTTTGATCCTAGACGAGCCAACCCGTGGTGTGGACGTCGGCGCAAAATTCGAAATCCAATCCATCATTCGCGACTACGTTGATCGCGGTCTTGGCGTTTTGCTGATCAGCTCTGAATTTGAAGAACTTGTCGAAGGTGCGGACCGCATTGTTGTGCTGCAAGACGGCCATTCGGTTTCTGAACTGCAGAACCCGGGTGTCACCGAGGAAAGCCTCATCGCGGCCATCGCCCATCATCACGATAGGACACCCCAATGACCTCACAGGAAAAACCCTTGGGGGTCGCGCCGGTCTCATCGCGCGTCACCCAAAAGCTCTCATGGAGCATGATCTCACAACACGGTGGTGTTGTGGCTTTGATCGTCATCCTTTTGTTCAACATTCTTGTCACGCCGAACTTTTTGCATGCGCAAACTCTGTTTGTGAACATCAGTCAGGTGGCCACCATCGCGATTGTTGCAGTGGGCATGACACTGGTGATTGCGACGGGCGGCATTGATCTGAGTGTTGGGGCAATCATGGCGCTGTCAGGCGCCTTGGCCCCCTTGATATTCACCTCTCCATTCGCGGATGCCAATCCAGAATTGGGTCTGGCATTGGCCATTGTGGTTCCAATTCTCGTGGCACTTGCTTGCGGTGTTTTTAACGGCGCGCTTGTCAGCCTGCTTAATGTGCAACCCATTGTGGCCACACTGATTTTCTTCATCTCTGGGCGCGGCATTGCTTTGGTTCTGACCAATGGCAACCTACAAACCTTCACCCATCCCTCGTTTAGTTACCTGGGCACGGGCAAGATATTGGGCTTTCCATTTCAAGGCTATCTGGTGCTGGTCATTGCTGTGGCCGTGTGGTGGTTGATGGCGCATTCGGTCTTTGGCAGACAGCTCTTGGCGGTGGGTGGCAATGAGCAAGCTGCCAAACTGTCTGGTGTGCCAGTCAAACGCGTAAAAATCGGGGCCTATGTGATTTGCGCAGGCCTGTCCGGACTGGCGGGGCTGATCGTGGTTGCGATCAACTCGGCGTCAGATGCGGCCCGTATCGGTAATCTGATGGAGCTTGATGCTATCGCCGCAGCCGTCGTTGGCGGCACGCTGCTTCAGGGCGGCAAAGCTCCGATCTTTGGGGCCATTCTTGGGGCCATCATTATTCAATTGGTGAAATACACATTGCTTGCAAATGGCGTGGCCGACGAAGTCGCGCTGATCGCCAAGGCTGGCATCATTATTCTTGCTGTTTATGTCCAGCAAGCTCGGAAGGAGTGACCAAAATGCTTGATACTTCTGCTTTTGATCTGCGTCGCTACCTGCAAGGCAACACCCACAGTCTGGGCGTCTGGATCACCCTCGTTGCCCTGATTATTTTTGGCCTTCTGCGCTATGATAACTTTGGCGGGGCCTACAACTTTTCGTCTGTTTTGAACTACAACGCCATGTTCATCGTGATCGCAGTTGGCATGTGTTTCGTCATTATGACCGGCGGCATCGACCTGTCTGTCGGGTCGGTGGCGGCCTTCACCTCGGTCATCGCGGCCTATCTGTCGCCCTATGGCATTCAGGTGGCGTTGCCCGGTGCAGTCCTGGCTGGCTTTGCCATCGGGGCGCTGAACGGCTTTTTCGTGGTCGCCATGCGCATCCCACCTTTCATTGCCACTTTGGCCACGATGCTGGGGGCCAAAGGCGGCGCGCTGGTGATTTCTGGTGCCCAAACCGTCTCCATCGATTGGACGTCAAACTTTACATACCTCGGTATGGAG is a window of Cognatishimia sp. WU-CL00825 DNA encoding:
- a CDS encoding ABC transporter permease, producing the protein MTSQEKPLGVAPVSSRVTQKLSWSMISQHGGVVALIVILLFNILVTPNFLHAQTLFVNISQVATIAIVAVGMTLVIATGGIDLSVGAIMALSGALAPLIFTSPFADANPELGLALAIVVPILVALACGVFNGALVSLLNVQPIVATLIFFISGRGIALVLTNGNLQTFTHPSFSYLGTGKILGFPFQGYLVLVIAVAVWWLMAHSVFGRQLLAVGGNEQAAKLSGVPVKRVKIGAYVICAGLSGLAGLIVVAINSASDAARIGNLMELDAIAAAVVGGTLLQGGKAPIFGAILGAIIIQLVKYTLLANGVADEVALIAKAGIIILAVYVQQARKE